CGAACAAGTTTTATTGTCTCCCATTCATCACTTCTGTCTCTCATAACAAAATTTCCAATGTTTATCTCTCTTTATTTAAGTTACTGGTTTATTATGCAATTGCATGGATTGAGGAAATAGTGGTAACTGGTAACTAAAAACAGGGCATATTACCTGTACATGATATTtgatgtgttcaatcttgtcgtAGTCCTCTCCTGAAATGCTGCATCGCTCACGCAGTTTATAATTGCATTTCTTAAGGGTCAATGTCTTCAACGAAGTCAGACCCTTGATGGAATGAGGCAAGCACTGCAGTTTGGGAGCATGAACTTCTAGCTCCTCGAGAGATGTCAGATCCCCCAACCAATCGGGAAGCACAGAAAAATTCCAACAGTCCAATATCTGCAAGCTCCTAAGGGTCCGGCAGTTCTTTATGGTCCCTGGCAAGGTGATCAGATCGCTGTTGGATTTAATAGTCAAATTATTCAGGTTGATGCTGCTGTATCGGAGAAGCTCTAAACCACCAGAGAAGCCAAAGATATTTGTTTCCGCTTCAAGTCTAGAAAACCGTGAAGACCCAACAAATATTCCGGGTGATAGTTCTACCTCACTGCATGATCCAATTATACGCCTTATGCATCCTTGAAAACCTAAGTCAAGCGTCAACCTTGGGCATTCCTTTACTTTGAGGTCTTTAAGGCAAGGAAATATTTCGTCTCCTTGCAACTTCTTTTCATCGTCATTCTGAGGAGATATTTGGTGAGAGACCATTATGGGAAGTGGGCTTCGACGGAATGCCATCCCGCAACGGGGCTTCGCTAGGATGCCATTATCAAGTGCGACACAACCGCTAGGATGCCATCCGAGGGAATTTAGAGCCTTTTATTCCCCTTCTAcccctcccttctctcttttcCTTTCACGGTCGCGATTGGGACGGACAGAACGGGAGCCACGAACGGATCGAGCTCTTGGGCTCTTCTCCTCCGTCGCCGAGGTACCCCACGGCCGCCCGCTCGATCCGCCTTCCCACGCCCGGCTAACCCCCCGCAACCGCGCGCTCCCCCACGCCCGCCCGCTCCCCATGCCCGCCCGGCCAAGCTTCTCCAAGCTCTGATGCAGTGCCAGTGACCTTCCCCATGGAATGCAGATGGAGTAACCTCGTTCTATAAGATTCCTCTTTCCTCTTGTATTTCTCTAACTCAGTTTGGGAAGCCAATACAGTCACCTCGTCCAATAGGTTTCTAACACGGTATAATTTTTACAATTTGTCCAGGCTCGATCCGGAGCCTGACGATAGTGTAGATGCAGTAGAAGAAACTCCAGATATTGGTAGCAATGATCCGCCTCAGCTTGTAGATGAAACTCCAGATGTTGGCAATTCACAGGAAGCATGTGATTTTCTTGGTAGTTCACGGGCTGCAGGGCATTCTGGAGCTGTTAATTGGGAGGAACTACAGATTGAAAACACATTTGATAGAGAGGGTGAGGGTATGCTAGATATAATTGATGAGGATCAGTTGTTTCGTCTTTTGGGTTTGAGAGACGAGGGTGATGAGCATGATAAGCCTAGTGAGGCTGATGCTCAAGCTGCAGCTGAGAGGGACAGTATAGCTGAAAATAGAACTACTGACATTGATATTGACACAACTGGTGCTGCAATTCCAGTTGATGATCATGTGCCTGGGGAAGGACTCTATGCTTATGATCCTAACAACCCTTCCATGGATATTGGCACCGTGTATCCAAACATGCAGGAGTTTAGACTGGCCATGAAACAATTTGCAATAAATAAGGAGTTTGAATACCGCATAGTTAAAACAGATCCGACGAGGTACATTGCCAATTGCATAGATGATGCTTGCTCATGGCATATTAATGGGCGTAGACAACCCGATGGGTCcaccgttgaaagctctagtttggttttggtgaattgatgaaaccctaagtgttaacctagtttatcaagtgatcatgacataggtagcacacttcaagtagagaagaaaatgaagatcataacatgacaatggtgatagcatggagatgatcaagggcttaaacttgaagagaagaaagagaaaaacaaaaagctcaaggcaaaggtataacttgtaggagctattttgttttggtgatcaagacacttagagagtgtgatcacatttaggtttgatagccgtactattaagaggggtgaaacccgtatcagaatacggttatcaaagtgccactagatgctctaactcattgcatatgcatttaagatctagtggagtgctaacacccttgataatatttgtgaaaatatgctaacacatgtgcacaaggtgtgtgcagggttgagatgggtttgggtccctctttTCTATtgcgctttcaggaaaatggaatgcctattttctattgcgccggatacaaattcttggtggttggcacattggagcaagggtggagaagatagaagtgagaacagagctgatgccagcgtcggtccagtgaccggacgctgaatctagaagcaccggacgctgtctgcctgtgtccggtcgcgttgactgtcggtacagtggctagggtttaccaccggacgctggctgtgtccggtcgaggtggaccggacgcgtccggtcgaggaaaaccaggtttcgacccttactgtactcgaccggatgctgaggttccagcgtccggtcagttttaaccggacacgtccggtcgaggtcggtaccttactgtaaatgacgctggaggttcagcatccggtcagttgaagctgctgcgtccggtcagcgtcatagccgttggaatctgacgaacagcgtttgaaggcgatgacacgtggcgtccatctgtggaccggacgctgagcccagggtccggtcaagtggaccggagcgtccggtcagagcgcagagtacccagtgaaggggtacaacggctctatttcgtggaggcttctatttaagccccatggccggctgtggctcacatctttggccatttttattgacatagcaaccttgtgagctaagccaaagccctcccactcatctatatcattgattcatcatcatagtgagattgggagtgatccaagtgcattgcttgagtgattacatctagaggcacttggtgttcgtgtttcgctgcggatttcgcttgttactcttggtggttgccaccacctaaatggcttggagtagcgaggatcgtcgagcagaggtggtgattgtctccggcttcgatcgtggtgattgtgaggggttcttgacctttccccagtggagcgccaaaaggtactctagtggattgctcgtagcttgtgcgatcctcatcttgtgttggttgtgcggcaccctattgagggtttggcgtgtgaagccaattagcgcgtgaacctccaagtgagtgaatcgtcacaacgaggactagcttgccggcaagcaagtgaaccttggtaaaaaatcattgtgttcatcattgattccgaggtgattggtcatcattgttattcatcttcgtgattgattggttcattcatctacacggcggtataaccctcttgatcactctctttactttaccgcaaactagttgacaagctctttagtgtagctagttgtgggagcttgcatgcttggttggtgtggctctttagttagcctttgagagcacactaacatagggtagtgtcattgctcttgtgtgaattgacactatctaaactagaattgtggtaggtggcttgcattttgagtaggctagcgcaacactcgcctcgccttataattatctaaccatttggttaagtgttgttgtagaaatttttattaggctattcacccccccccctctagccattaggacctttcaaccgtgAAGGTGTATAACTATTTACTATTTCCTAACTATATGTCACCATTTTTTGTTTGTATATATCTTATATTTTTGCTATTTGCTTGTTGCAGGTTACAGCTTTGATTGTGAAACACGACTGTACTGCTAGCTCAAGGCGGTATACCACCACTCCAACAAGTATCTGGGTGAAATCAAAGGCCATTCAGCACCTAAAGGACGATCCCACCATAGGCGCCAAACAAATGAGGGCAATACTAGAAAAAGAGCACAAATGTAAGATTACCTATGACACCGTATGGAAGGGAAGACAAATGGCCTGTGACGAGTTGTTTGGCACCTGGAAACAAAGCTTCCAAATGTTGTTCAATTGGAGGGTAGAGGTACTGCAGCGATCACCTGGAAGTATCATTGAAATTGGCGTAAAACAGGTAGATGGGGAATTGTACTTCCACAGATTTTTTTGTGCATTAAGTCCTTGCATTGAGGGTTTTTTAGAGGGTTGTAGGCCTTATGTTAGCATAGACTCAACAGCACTTAATGGTAGATGGAATGGGCATATGGCTGCGGCTACTGCTATAGATGGTCATAATTGGATGTATCCACTTGCTTTTGGTTTCATAGATGGTGAGACAATAGATAACTGGACTTGGTTTATGACTCAGCTGCATAAGGCCATAGGACACCTACCAGTACTTGCTATCTGCACTGATGCATGCAAAGGGCTAGAAAAAGCCGTTAAAGATGTGTTCCCTCAAGCTGAACATAGAGAATGCTTTAGGCATCTAATGCAGAATTTTATTAAAAGATTTGGGGGAGATACATATTCAAAGATGTATCCTGCAGCAAGAACATATAGACCTAGAGTTTTCAAATATTTTTTCAACCAAGTTGTTTCAGCTAACCCTCAAATATTGGAATGGCTTGAAAACCATCACAAATTGTTATGGATGAGAAGTGCCTTCAACCCTGAAATCAAGTGTGATTATGTTACCAACAACCTTGCAGAGAGCTTCAATAATTGGATCAGAGATTGGAAAGACCTACCTATAGTTGAGCTTGCTGACAAGATTAGAGAGATGATAATGACACTGTTTCACAAGAGACGTGCAATTTCAGAGAGGCTTCATGGTAGGATCCTACCAGCAGTACTTCGACAATTGAGAGCAAGGACTAGGGGTTTAGGACACCTAACAGTTGTGAAGGCAGGTCCTTTTGCTGCAGAGATACATGACACAACCAGCACACATAATAGGCATGTTGTGAAGTCACATTTGCATGAATGTACATGTCTTCAGTGGCAGCACACTGGAAAACCTTGTGAGCATGCCTTGTGCCTCATAACAGCACAACAAAGTATTGATGTCAGGATGGAAGACTTCGTTCATGATTATTACTCTCTGGAGAGGTTCAAGAATGCTTATAAGAGACTGATAGAGCCTCTTCCAGATAAGACCCAGTGGCCTGATGTTGAGCTTGACTTTGCTGTTAACGCACCATTAGCTAAAAGACCTGCTGGAAAGCCCAGAAAATTGCGAATCAAAGGATGTTTGGAAGGGGGAAAAGGTGGAATGAGCAAAAAAGATGCAAAGGATGCTGCCAATCAGGCCGATAAAGATGCAGAATTGGAAGCCCAGGAAGCTGCTATGGGAAAGAGGCAACTGATTATGGGAAAAAGGAAGTGCAAGGGGTGCGGTGAGTTGGGTCATGGAGAAACTAGCTACAAGTGCAAACTTAATGGGACAAAGAAAAGGTAGCATCTTTTGTTCTTCATTTTATTTATTGACTGATTGCACCATGCTATTTTAAATATTTGTTTATTATTTTCCTCTACAGGAAAAGGAAGCCCAGGAAAAATACTACTAAATATGGGTCCAAATGCTAAAATCCCAACAAAAAGGACAAAGAGGCAAGATAAGGAGCCTGAAAATCCTACTGTACAATCTGACCATGCAACTGTGCAAGATGAAAATGCATCTGTGCAAGCTGAAAATGATACAGCTATAGTGCCATTTGTTCAGGCAACAGCTATAGTGCCATTTGTTCAGGAAACTTCAATAGTATTCACTAGCCCCATCAGACCAACCAAGAAAACAATCTTGCAAGAGAGCCCAATTAGACTAACAAGAGGGTAAACTATAGTGATGACATCCATCTATTCTTCCTGAGAATTACAATGTTCAGTTACTAAATTGATTTATTCCTTTTTTTCAGCCGATTGGCATTCTTGATGGGAGAAGGCACAGAACATAGAGAAGGCACAGAAGTCCAGCCTACTGATACCGATGGGTCGCCCAGCACCACTCAAGGAACACCAAGAAAGAAGAAAACGACAGCCAAGAAGTTGGTCCCAAGGAGAATGAAAAATATCTGAGAACATGTGTCATTTTCAAAACATATGTTTGATGAACCTGTGTCCTGTATGAACTTAATTGTATGAGTTAGTGTGGTTTGTGAACCTTTTCCATTTTAAAACATATGTGCTACTAGACTTGTGTGTTTGTGAAACTTAATTATATGTTGAATGCTTTCTTATGAACCCAGTGCCATTGGCACAGCTGATACATTTTGGTACCAAGTCTGCCATTGGATAGCTTCCCTGAGAAGTATGCTGGGGTTATCACTGGAATTTATTCGCAGGGTCTGATGGTCGAGCTGGATAACACTGCATGGCTGCTGATTGATGATCAGCAGCTTCCACCACCACATTCCCTTCGAGTTGGTGCCATTGTATGTTGCAAATTGTCACCTTCACTTTCAATTTTTCAGTCTTACATTTTTCCATCTTAAGGTGCCATTGTATGTTGCTTGGACATGGATTGTTCTGCTTGCAACATGCTGTAAAACCTGCATTACTGTAAATTATTTCTCCTTGGTGGACTCCAAGTAAGACAGGAACTATATTTCCATGTCACTACacactactccctctgtccatcaATGTAGGATATATTTTGATGAAGTCTTCAAAAGGAGGTTACCACCTTTAACTGTTTTCAATAGATTATCAGTTGCTACAAAATACACAAGATCCTTGCCTAATACAACCCAAACAACTAGAGACCCAAACTTGGAGTCCAAATACAACTCCACAGCCCTGGCCAACCTCTATACAGAGATTAGGCTGGCTATACATAACATTGCAGCAACAGAGAAAATAATTTGTCACTTGAGAACATAACATTTCATTGATTCATTGGCACAGCTGATACATTTTGGTACTAAGTACACAAGATTCATCCACTCCTCACAATTGCATACAAATTGCTAACTAACACTAGTCCACAGACAAGAATCAAATACTTCAGCAACATTGCTATCTCCCTAAGCTGCTTTACTTGTTCATCATAGTTTGATTCTCCAGAATTTGGCTTGTCTTCGACAATTGGCCGCAACTTAGTAGACTCGAAAACAGGTTGATAATCTGGAGGCACCAATTTTTGGTCAACCAAGTATTGCTCATATCCCTCTTCCCACTCCCAAAATGGACAGCCAGCACCTTCTCTCTGTCGCCACATGAATGGAAATCAATCAAATTGATTCAGTCATCAAATCACACAGCAAGGACTACATAAAGAATTTGCAGCTAACCATTCTCACCGTTCGAGTTGGACAAACATAGAACTGGCGATCGTAGTTCTTCTCTGTCTTCGATGTACAGACCTTCAGAAACCGACACATACAGTCTGGGCAATGAATAAGAGGGATTTcattgtttgaaatccttcggcTTCGCGGTATTGTGTACTTGTTCGTCCTTGTGGGCGTCGTTGCCGTGGTGTGGTCCATGGCCGGCATGGAGGCGCTGCTGCCGCACCAAGGAGAGCTGGAGCCGGCCATGGCGTGCAGGCCGCGCAGGCGAAGCTTGGCCAGGCGGGCGTGGGGGAGCTCGCGGAGCACGGGCGGGCGTGGGGGAGCGCGCGGTTGCGGCGCGCGGTTGCGGGGGGTTGGCCGGGCGTGGGAAGGCGGATCAAGCGGGCGGCCGTGGGGTACCTCGGCGACGGAGGAGAAGAGCCCAAGAGCTCGATCCGTTCGTGGCTCCCGTTCTGTCCGTCCCAATCGCGACCGTGAAAGgaaaagagagaagggaggggTAGAAGGGGAATAAAAGGCTCTAAATTCCCTCGGATGGCATCCTAGCGGTTGTGTCGCACTTGATAATGGCATCCTGGCGAAGCCCCGTTGCGGGATGGCATTCCGTCGAAGCCCACTTCCCATAATGGTCTCTCACCAAATATCTCCATTCTGAGGCATCTGTCCAGCAGACGGCTCCAAGTTCGTGGACCACATCTCCAAATTTTCCATCCAATCAAATTGAAGTTCCCTTAGTTTCCTGAATGGGTGCTTGCCTCCATAAAAACCAGTATCCACTTTTTGGATATTAGGCATATCTGAAATGTGCAGTTCTTCTAGATTTGCTAGCTGCCCTAGTGAAGGGAGACGTTCACATGTTGGAATGTCAACCAGCTCAATCTTCACAAGATTTGGAAGATAGAGATTGGCAATGCTCATCTGTGCACCAAATGTGGCACCCTCAACTATCAGGTATTGGAGAAGTTCTTCGGAGATGCCTTGGATTTTTTATTCCACTTGAAGTATGGCAATATCCTGTGAATATGCAGTAATTTCTTCAAATGATACTGATAGCTTACTGCATGATTCAATTATACGCTTTATGGGTCCTCGAAAACCTGATGAGTCAAGCAACAACCTTGGGCATCCCTTTATGATGAGGTGTTTAAGGGAAGGAAATATTTCGTCTCGTTGCAACTGCTGTTCACCGTCATTCCAAGAATTCTCTCCCTCAGACAGCTCCAAGTTCGTGGACCACACCTTCAAATTTCCCATCCCATGAACATGAAGTTTCCTTAACTTCCTGAATGGGTGCTTGCCTCCATAAAAACTAGTATCCACTTCTCGGATATTAGGCATATCTGAAATGTGCAGTTCTTCCAGATTTGCTAGCTGACCTAGTGACGGTAGACATTCACATCTTGGCATATCAACCAGCTCAATCTTCACAAGATTTGGAACGGAGAGATTGGCATTCCTCATCCATGCACAAAATGTGGCACCCTGATAACCCCTTATCTCGAGCGCTGAAAGGTTCGCATGAGGCTGGAGTCTTTGGAGAACAGCAGAATCGTCACTAGTATTAGCCTTATTAGGTCGTCCGCCGGACCATCTCAAATTCAACCTGCGGAGCTGGTCATATCTGCACAACTCTCCAGGGTCAACTTCATTGGCTTTCTTCACGAGATGAAGGTTTGAAAGACATAGCTCCGTGATTCCAATGTCTCTATTTTGATGGAGAAGGCCTAAATCAACTAAATGCATTGCCTGTGAATGAATAAGATACACagttacacacacacacacacacatatatatatatatatatatatatatatatatatatatatatatatatatatatatatatacctaataATAACGAGGCAaaatttcagcttattttttcgtCATCCATTTTTTAGTCCATTTCTCTCTAACTACCGGACAATGGAGAGTTTCATCCATCTGGACATATATATAACTcgtgctcatacgagttagaataaCTCACATCTAGACCGATATGAACCTAAATAGGAATCCTAATCGAAATAGACTCCTTCGATCATGCGAGATTTTTTATCTCCTTATCCAAATAGGAAAGGATATCTCTATTTCTCTCCCCTTCTATCTTTACCTAAATCTTTATTATCTTtcctattttttttcaaaaacgttGGGACTTTTCTGATTTCTGCCGTGGAGACCTTCTCTGTCACAGAACGAGAGGACGtcaggcccttttctttttcaatGTATTTTGTTGATTTCTGTTTTTTAGTACTGTTTTTTTCCAAAAACGTTCGGACATTTCTGATTTCTGCCGTGGAGACCTTCTCTGTCACGAACGAGAGGGCATCAGGCCTTTTCTTTTTCAATGTATTTTGTCGATTTCTGTTTTTAGTACTGGTTAGAATCCTTTTCATGTTttgatttcttttttatttctgtttttttttaatttcacttAGAGCCTGTTTGGATGTCTTCTTTTTTAGATTTCTCTTTTCTAAGTTCGTCTTTTTTTCTAGTTCTGTTAGTGATGATATACCAAGGGCCCCACCTCCAACGTGAtggactctgataccaatttaatAGGACAAATACAGTACAACGACTCAATGAATTAATACAAATTGGGTTAAACTAGACACCAATTAACCCATATACACAAGGCATCATATCTGCAGGCGAGGCAGCGCGAAAAGATGCTGAGGTCGGAACAACGGTGGCGCAAGGCACGGAGATGACGACGAGGTTAGGCAACGGCGGCGCTACCTGACGAGACGGCAACGTGAGCAAGACCGAGGCGAGGATGACGGCGATGACGCGGGGCGGAGAGACGGGGATGCGGATGAGGTTGCTGAGACGTTAGGGCGTGCGGCCATCGAGGCTCCGTCGCATGGAGTTGTCAAGCTGTGGGGGCACCGTCACGTGGAAGTTGGAGGCTCCGTGGCCGCCGGGGTGCTATGACCATCATCCCGTCAAGGCTCTGTGGACGCCTTGGCAAGGCTTCAGGCGAACGAAGTTGGAGGCCTTGGGAGCAAGTAGATGTCGCCTCATGACTCCGAGCTAGCAGATAATGATaggaaagaagagaaaaaaagaaaaagtagataaaaaagaaagaaaggaaaagaaagggtaTTATGAACATTTTACAGTTTTTACCTACCATAAGGAGTTGTTTGACCAAATGTTTTACCAAAACAGCTTCATCTCCATCACTGGAGCTGCTTGTAGAGTTGAAGTTAAAAAAAACTGCTTCACTGGTGATATTCTTCATTAATTAATTGTGTGCTATTGGTCTTGGCTTTTTTAACAAAAGTTGTATGATGAAGTGTTTATACCCTATGTAAATTCCTGGTATGCGGTATGCTCAAATGCATTTGTTGATTCTTTGATGCTATAATTGAGAGTGACGTGTGCCCCTGACCTCCGTGTTCGTAAGAGAGTCTCTGCGCTATGTCATAAATGCAATTGATTACTTAAGTAGAAGAAAATAAATTGACTTAAAATTATTTAGGTATATTTTAGCACAATGTCGATTGCCATAAAAATATAATGATgtaaataaatataaaaaatatagcTTTCAAGACAAAAAAACACATAGAGTCAAGGCTTTAGATAACGTTATACCTTT
The nucleotide sequence above comes from Miscanthus floridulus cultivar M001 chromosome 18, ASM1932011v1, whole genome shotgun sequence. Encoded proteins:
- the LOC136524325 gene encoding protein FAR1-RELATED SEQUENCE 6-like, with the translated sequence MRAILEKEHKCKITYDTVWKGRQMACDELFGTWKQSFQMLFNWRVEVLQRSPGSIIEIGVKQVDGELYFHRFFCALSPCIEGFLEGCRPYVSIDSTALNGRWNGHMAAATAIDGHNWMYPLAFGFIDGETIDNWTWFMTQLHKAIGHLPVLAICTDACKGLEKAVKDVFPQAEHRECFRHLMQNFIKRFGGDTYSKMYPAARTYRPRVFKYFFNQVVSANPQILEWLENHHKLLWMRSAFNPEIKCDYVTNNLAESFNNWIRDWKDLPIVELADKIREMIMTLFHKRRAISERLHGRILPAVLRQLRARTRGLGHLTVVKAGPFAAEIHDTTSTHNRHVVKSHLHECTCLQWQHTGKPCEHALCLITAQQSIDVRMEDFVHDYYSLERFKNAYKRLIEPLPDKTQWPDVELDFAVNAPLAKRPAGKPRKLRIKGCLEGGKGGMSKKDAKDAANQADKDAELEAQEAAMGKRQLIMGKRKCKGCGELGHGETSYKCKLNGTKKR